The proteins below come from a single Triticum aestivum cultivar Chinese Spring chromosome 5D, IWGSC CS RefSeq v2.1, whole genome shotgun sequence genomic window:
- the LOC123124932 gene encoding AT-hook motif nuclear-localized protein 17 has protein sequence MSFGKADMSKEGMYQERKDVPATRFATPPPMRHRHAGHGDQQQQLECFSDEVDSRCTAEMKEPGGSAAGSQLVSGGGVGDGSSIEVAKKRRGRPPGSKNKPKPPVVITREAEPAAAMRPHVIEIPGGRDVAEALARFASRRNLGICVLAGTGAVGNVSLRHPCPTAPGAAPAVVVFQGRFEILSISATFLPPAMAAVAPQAAAVAAGLSISLAGPHGQIVGGAVVGPLYAATTIVVVAAAFTNPTFHRLPADDDAPMPVSVSLSGSGDADEHRARQHQPEPQEQRHQRRHVTPSAAQPVEPCGVPVYACHPQPQEVMWPLAARAPHQPPPPPPPY, from the coding sequence ATGTCCTTTGGCAAGGCGGACATGAGCAAGGAGGGCATGTACCAGGAGCGCAAGGACGTGCCGGCCACACGGTTCGCGACGCCGCCGCCGATGCGCCACCGCCATGCCGGCCACGGTGACCAGCAGCAGCAGCTGGAGTGCTTCTCTGATGAGGTGGACAGCCGGTGTACCGCCGAGATGAAGGAGCCTGGGGGCAGTGCGGCCGGCTCCCAGCTCGTTTCAGGCGGCGGCGTTGGCGACGGGtcgagcatcgaggtggccaagaAGCGGAGGGGGCGGCCGCCGGGGTCCAAGAACAAGCCGAAGCCGCCCGTGGTGATCACGCGGGAGGCGGAGCCCGCGGCGGCGATGCGGCCGCACGTGATCGAGATCCCCGGGGGCCGCGACGTCGCCGAGGCGCTGGCGCGCTTCGCGAGCCGCCGCAACCTCGGGATCTGCGTGCTCGCCGGCACCGGCGCCGTCGGCAACGTCTCGCTCCGCCACCCCTGCCCCACGGCGCCCGGTGCTGCCCCGGCCGTCGTCGTCTTCCAGGGCCGGTTTGAGATCCTCTCCATCTCCGCCACCTTCCTGCCCCCGGCCATGGCCGCCGTGGCGCCCCAGGCCGCGGCCGTCGCTGCCGGGCTCTCCATCTCGCTCGCCGGCCCGCACGGCCAGATCGTCGGCGGCGCAGTCGTGGGCCCGCTCTACGCCGCGACAAcaatcgtcgtcgtcgccgccgccttcacGAACCCCACCTTCCACCGCCTCCCCGCCGACGACGACGCGCCGATGCCCGTCTCCGTGTCGCTCTCCGGCAGCGGGGACGCGGACGAACACCGCGCCCGTCAGCACCAGCCAGAGCCGCAAGAGCAGCGCCACCAACGGCGGCACGTGACCCCGTCGGCAGCGCAGCCGGTGGAACCTTGCGGCGTGCCCGTCTACGCCTGCCACCCGCAGCCGCAAGAAGTGATGTGGCCGCTTGCTGCTCGCGCGCCGCaccaaccgccaccgccgccgccaccgtacTGA